GGATCGCCCACCGCCACCGGTCCGCCTTGAAGCACTGCCATGAAGATCCCTTCTTTAGGCATAATACAGTCTCCAGCCTGATAGTAGATGGCGCAGCGGCCATGGCAGACCTTGCCGATCTGGGTTATTTCCCCAATCACCTGCTCCCCGATCTTCAGCCGGGTGCCCACCGGCAACGAAACTAGATCGATACCCTCGGTGGTGATATTCTCGGCAAAATCGCCTGGCCCTACCTCAAGCCCCAAGCCGCGCATCTTGT
This window of the Clostridia bacterium genome carries:
- a CDS encoding MOSC domain-containing protein, with translation METNQAGKALKARGRVVAVCQSEKKGERKTNIGRGVLIANSGLAGDAHAGPWHRQVSLLAIESINKMRGLGLEVGPGDFAENITTEGIDLVSLPVGTRLKIGEQVIGEITQIGKVCHGRCAIYYQAGDCIMPKEGIFMAVLQGGPVAVGDPIEVVG